One part of the Xylanivirga thermophila genome encodes these proteins:
- the brxC gene encoding BREX system P-loop protein BrxC: MKLKKMFYKEIDRDIKGVIKIGQDDDTNVHQELEEYVVTRELGRHFSTFFEAYREAINNYTDKMGVWISGFFGSGKSHFLKILSYLLENKEVKGKRAISYFDDKIEDASVLADIKASGDVSADVILFNIDSKADSDSRTNKESIVNVFNKVFNEMQGFCGSLPWLADLEAQMVKEGSYEAFKSRFEELSGESWIEAREDFYFEEDNIVKALADTTKMSIEAARNWYNKAEDNYSLSVEKFANKVKEYIESKDREHHVIFLVDEMGQYIGDDVGLMLNLQTVVEDLGTYCGGKAWVIVTSQQDIDTVTKVRGNDFSKIQGRFNTRLSLSSANVDEVIKRRILYKNETAKETLKLYYADKEAIIKNLITFSTDTPEMKMFKTAEDFVDVYPFIPYQFRLLQSVFTAIRQHGASGKHLSEGERSLLSAFQEAAIKYMDKEVGALVPFSAFYETIETFLDHNIKTVFIHAEDNDRLNDMDVEVLKVLFLIKWVKEMPKNLENIATLMVSHIDEDKIELKKKIEGSLDRLVRETLVQKNGNEYIFLTHEEQDVNKEIQNISVDIGEIILKVGEEIFKGIYSENRYRYNTRYHFDFNKIIDDRYMSTQRHDIGVKIITPYYDTGVELTDHELRMMSARENNLIIKLPQDSSFLEEMENILKIQTYLTRKAGTIQSEEIEEIKIRKSREVAERKDRVVSLLKEALQEADFYVNMQKIDIKSKNPVERINSGLKVLIENIYDKLNYITDFIESTKELHDLLFDENTQINIFGEEIPNKLALDEMLHYIERNTQRHIPITMKTLLELYDKPPYGWLPDDIRGLVIRLFKAQEIKIQLGSEYLNTSDKNLIQYMTKKDYIDRLLIKKRTKTPEKYLNNARMLIREVFNYASVPGDEDGLMIRFKELSNYELSNIRELLVRYEERNYPGKDVLERGKSLFEDILQISDATAFFEKLYEVKEELMDYEEEVFDVKKFFKNQKEQFDKALKQLNIYEKNKTYVLDPETINIVKEIETIVKSPKPYNQISKLPSLINDFVDKFVMLLEEECKPVRAVIESDWNKVKDELELYDFKDELAGAFNNKFRDLLVRLDSSHNFYEAIAMKEESDRLKMRCFEEIKKTALEKSKERDIEKQPVTTEEGNGVYTPKKTVNISIANIFHGAKTIESEEDIEELLDYLRKQLKTELKENTILKLI, translated from the coding sequence CTATATCCTATTTTGACGATAAAATAGAGGATGCTTCCGTTTTAGCAGATATCAAAGCCTCAGGGGATGTAAGTGCCGATGTTATTTTATTTAACATAGATTCAAAAGCCGATTCAGATTCTAGAACTAATAAGGAATCAATAGTTAATGTATTCAATAAAGTGTTCAATGAAATGCAAGGTTTCTGCGGATCTTTGCCATGGCTTGCAGATCTTGAAGCACAAATGGTTAAAGAAGGTTCTTATGAAGCCTTTAAGTCAAGATTTGAGGAATTATCAGGGGAATCATGGATTGAAGCAAGAGAAGATTTTTATTTTGAAGAAGATAATATAGTAAAGGCTTTAGCAGATACAACTAAAATGAGTATAGAAGCAGCCCGAAATTGGTACAACAAGGCTGAAGATAACTACTCTTTAAGTGTTGAAAAGTTCGCTAACAAAGTAAAAGAATATATTGAGTCCAAGGACAGAGAGCACCATGTCATCTTTTTGGTGGATGAGATGGGTCAATACATAGGGGATGATGTAGGTTTAATGCTTAACCTGCAGACAGTTGTTGAAGATTTAGGAACTTATTGTGGGGGTAAAGCGTGGGTTATTGTAACCTCACAGCAAGATATAGATACTGTTACGAAGGTAAGGGGTAATGACTTTTCTAAAATCCAAGGTAGATTTAATACAAGGCTTAGTTTATCCAGTGCCAACGTGGATGAAGTAATTAAAAGGAGAATCCTTTATAAAAACGAAACTGCTAAGGAGACTTTAAAACTTTACTATGCAGACAAGGAAGCAATTATAAAAAATCTTATTACCTTTTCCACTGATACGCCGGAAATGAAAATGTTTAAAACAGCAGAAGACTTTGTAGATGTATACCCTTTTATACCTTATCAATTTAGATTACTGCAGTCTGTTTTTACAGCAATTAGACAGCATGGTGCTAGTGGAAAACATCTTTCAGAGGGAGAGAGGTCTCTTTTATCTGCATTTCAAGAGGCTGCTATCAAATATATGGATAAAGAAGTGGGGGCATTAGTGCCTTTTTCCGCATTCTACGAAACTATAGAGACTTTCTTGGATCATAATATCAAGACAGTTTTTATTCATGCGGAAGATAACGATAGGCTTAATGATATGGATGTGGAAGTACTAAAGGTCCTATTCTTAATAAAATGGGTAAAAGAAATGCCTAAAAACTTGGAAAACATTGCAACATTAATGGTTTCACATATTGACGAAGATAAAATCGAATTAAAGAAAAAGATAGAAGGTTCTTTGGACAGGCTTGTCAGAGAAACACTGGTTCAGAAAAATGGTAATGAATATATTTTTCTAACTCATGAGGAACAAGATGTAAATAAAGAGATCCAAAATATTTCAGTTGATATTGGTGAGATTATATTAAAGGTTGGAGAGGAAATATTTAAAGGAATTTACAGTGAGAATAGGTATCGTTATAACACAAGATACCATTTTGATTTTAACAAAATCATAGACGATAGGTATATGTCAACCCAAAGACACGATATCGGAGTCAAAATAATTACTCCTTATTATGATACTGGTGTTGAACTAACTGACCATGAACTAAGAATGATGTCAGCCAGAGAAAACAATCTAATAATTAAACTACCTCAAGATTCTAGTTTCCTTGAAGAGATGGAGAATATATTAAAGATACAGACCTACCTTACAAGGAAAGCAGGGACTATACAATCGGAAGAAATTGAGGAAATAAAGATACGAAAATCAAGAGAAGTTGCTGAGAGAAAGGACAGGGTTGTATCCTTACTAAAGGAAGCATTGCAAGAAGCAGACTTCTACGTAAACATGCAAAAAATTGATATAAAATCAAAAAATCCTGTTGAAAGAATAAACAGTGGGTTGAAAGTACTTATTGAAAACATATATGACAAGTTAAACTATATTACTGACTTTATTGAAAGTACCAAAGAACTTCATGACCTGCTGTTTGATGAAAATACCCAGATAAATATATTTGGGGAAGAAATCCCAAACAAACTAGCCTTAGATGAGATGCTCCACTATATCGAAAGAAACACCCAACGGCATATTCCCATAACTATGAAAACTCTATTGGAACTATACGATAAACCTCCTTATGGCTGGTTACCAGATGATATCAGAGGGCTTGTGATTAGATTATTTAAAGCACAGGAAATAAAGATACAATTAGGCAGCGAATATCTTAATACTTCGGATAAAAACCTAATCCAATATATGACGAAAAAAGATTATATAGATAGATTGCTAATAAAGAAAAGAACTAAAACTCCTGAAAAGTATTTGAATAACGCCAGAATGTTAATTAGAGAAGTTTTCAATTATGCATCAGTACCAGGGGATGAAGATGGATTAATGATTCGTTTCAAGGAGTTATCTAACTATGAATTATCAAATATAAGAGAACTATTAGTCCGTTATGAAGAGAGAAACTATCCCGGCAAAGATGTGTTAGAAAGAGGCAAGAGTCTTTTCGAGGACATTTTGCAGATTAGTGATGCTACAGCCTTCTTTGAAAAACTATATGAAGTAAAAGAAGAATTAATGGACTATGAGGAAGAAGTTTTTGACGTTAAAAAATTCTTTAAAAACCAAAAAGAGCAGTTTGATAAAGCCCTTAAACAACTCAATATATATGAAAAGAACAAAACCTATGTTTTAGATCCGGAGACTATAAATATCGTTAAGGAAATAGAAACAATAGTTAAATCACCAAAACCATATAATCAGATTTCAAAACTGCCTAGCCTAATAAATGACTTTGTTGACAAATTTGTTATGTTGTTAGAAGAAGAGTGCAAACCTGTAAGGGCTGTGATAGAAAGTGATTGGAACAAGGTTAAGGATGAACTTGAATTATATGATTTTAAGGATGAATTGGCAGGTGCGTTTAACAATAAGTTTAGGGATCTTTTGGTCAGATTAGATTCATCCCACAATTTCTATGAAGCCATCGCCATGAAGGAAGAGTCAGATAGGCTGAAAATGAGATGTTTTGAGGAAATAAAAAAAACTGCCTTGGAAAAGAGCAAAGAAAGGGACATTGAAAAACAACCAGTTACCACTGAGGAAGGCAATGGAGTTTATACACCTAAAAAAACTGTCAATATAAGCATTGCAAATATATTCCATGGTGCCAAAACCATTGAAAGTGAAGAAGATATAGAAGAACTTCTTGATTATTTAAGAAAGCAATTAAAAACGGAACTAAAGGAAAATACCATATTGAAATTAATTTAA